The following are encoded together in the Streptomyces flavofungini genome:
- the fomD gene encoding cytidylyl-2-hydroxypropylphosphonate hydrolase has product MTDDDGGVGAVRVARWEPGAQILWRYRENAGERFHICRPVTVVRDEEDLLAVWMAPGTECVKPVLEDGTPVHREPLATRYTKPRTTRRDHWSGTGVLKLARPGEPWSVWLFWEPGWRFKNWYVNLEEPRTRWRDGVDSEDHFLDISVRPDGSWRWHDEDEFAQAQRAGLMTARQAAAVREAGRAAVDVIRAWGPPFGDDWPSWRPDPAWRIPALPRDWDRTPAHVSS; this is encoded by the coding sequence ATGACAGACGACGACGGCGGCGTGGGCGCGGTGAGGGTGGCTCGGTGGGAGCCGGGGGCGCAGATTCTGTGGCGGTACCGGGAGAACGCCGGGGAGAGGTTCCACATCTGCCGGCCCGTCACCGTCGTGCGGGACGAGGAGGACCTCCTCGCCGTCTGGATGGCCCCGGGCACGGAGTGCGTGAAGCCGGTGCTCGAGGACGGGACGCCGGTGCACCGGGAGCCGTTGGCGACGCGGTACACGAAGCCGCGGACGACCCGCCGGGACCACTGGTCGGGGACGGGCGTGCTGAAGCTGGCGCGTCCGGGCGAGCCGTGGTCGGTGTGGCTGTTCTGGGAGCCGGGCTGGCGGTTCAAGAACTGGTACGTGAATCTGGAGGAGCCCAGGACCCGGTGGCGGGACGGGGTGGACTCCGAGGACCACTTCCTGGACATCTCCGTACGCCCGGACGGAAGTTGGCGCTGGCATGACGAGGACGAGTTCGCCCAGGCCCAGCGGGCGGGCCTGATGACGGCGCGGCAGGCCGCGGCCGTGCGGGAGGCGGGTCGCGCGGCCGTGGACGTCATCCGCGCCTGGGGACCCCCTTTCGGGGACGACTGGCCGAGCTGGCGCCCGGACCCGGCGTGGCGCATTCCCGCCCTCCCCCGGGACTGGGACCGTACGCCCGCGCACGTGTCCTCATGA